A genome region from Mycobacterium florentinum includes the following:
- a CDS encoding Kelch repeat-containing protein, which produces MGEGSPTDAPPPSGIIAELSDAGFEDARQVARGGAGVIYCAYETALGRNVAIKVLPSHIDQESRERFLREGYAMGGLSGHPNIVNILRVGVTDSGRPYIVMPYMASDSLAVRLRREGPTAWPEALRIAVKLCGALETAHRSGTLHRDIKPANVLVSDYGEPLLSDFGIAHIEGGYETATGFFSGTIDYTAPEVMTGKPATVASDIYSLGATIYALIAGGAAHERKNDEDLVAQYLRISTTRIPDMRPEGIPDAVCVAIEHAMAIDPAERPVSAAEFGRELQSAQKLNGLRPDSMAITETGTTGTKQPNVAAETSIAGTAVAPAPDGTTSTVPPSAPAAADPVPSSAPPAADLGPTRQVTDVIGGASPPLQPGPPDPTEFAAAADILRSGFNAETRAQVGSSAPASGGSGMSPPSGPGQPAASGSVPPSWRKPLLVKVREWFAEPGKKRNRVALAAGAVVVVLLVVGGLYFGLAPDKDNSKPVAGQPTTQAPVVWKPITNDRVSRVEAATTQVDGTIWVFGGVRNDGAVTALQEGYDPVIDSWKGGDDLPVPVQDAMAVNWQGNPVVLGGWKSVGGKNVATDQVWRVVNSHWVEMPHLLQPRAGAAAAVAGDRLVVTGGVDTNGALLNTTEVFDGTSWSLGAPIPTPRQQLAAASDGKLVYTVGGTTGDSDQVNVEAYDPVAKTWTTLPPLPQARSDLGVAITDGRLVAVGGISGGQVLESVSVFDLMSKTWSGLPDMSTPRHGMAVAAVEKSVYAIGGSSAVGDKDPTSTAEVLKLPARKIQPAAQWRSLPDAPTARLMMAWAVLNGKIWIMGGLQNGVALQTVESFDPKTGAWETGPPLPIPLHHAAATTFRGEVVILGGASDNIAQGSNKVFALRGGNWVELPPLTHARAAPAAAVAGDKLVAVGGQNAKQLVPQTEIFDGSSWKDAADMPTPREHLAAVSDGTYVYTIGGRFLSSDKNSAALERFDPQSGQWTKLAGMPTPRGSYGATYIDGRILAVGGEEPTRVLNVVEMYDIAQGKWTTLPPMPTPRHAEVVATVGNTVYVIGGANRPTHEGPIATVEALDFM; this is translated from the coding sequence ATGGGTGAGGGATCCCCCACAGACGCACCGCCACCCAGCGGCATCATCGCTGAATTGTCCGACGCTGGATTCGAGGACGCCCGCCAGGTCGCCAGGGGCGGCGCCGGAGTGATCTATTGCGCCTACGAGACCGCGCTGGGGCGCAACGTCGCGATCAAGGTACTGCCGTCGCATATCGATCAAGAGAGCCGGGAGCGTTTTCTGCGTGAAGGCTATGCGATGGGCGGGCTCTCGGGGCATCCGAACATCGTCAACATCCTGCGGGTCGGCGTGACCGACAGCGGCCGGCCGTACATCGTGATGCCGTACATGGCCTCGGATTCCCTGGCTGTCCGATTGCGTCGCGAAGGGCCGACCGCCTGGCCCGAGGCATTGCGAATCGCCGTAAAGCTATGCGGTGCACTGGAAACCGCACACCGCAGCGGTACCTTGCACCGTGACATCAAACCCGCCAACGTGCTTGTCAGCGATTACGGAGAACCGCTGCTGAGTGACTTCGGGATCGCCCACATCGAGGGTGGCTACGAAACGGCGACCGGATTCTTCTCCGGCACAATCGACTACACCGCGCCCGAGGTGATGACCGGTAAGCCGGCCACGGTCGCTTCCGACATCTACTCGCTGGGCGCCACGATCTACGCGCTGATCGCGGGCGGCGCCGCACACGAGCGCAAGAACGACGAGGACCTCGTCGCGCAATATCTGCGCATCAGCACGACACGGATCCCGGACATGCGTCCGGAGGGAATCCCGGACGCGGTCTGCGTGGCGATCGAGCATGCGATGGCAATCGATCCGGCGGAACGGCCCGTGTCCGCCGCGGAATTCGGCCGCGAGCTGCAGTCCGCCCAGAAGCTCAACGGTTTACGACCCGATTCGATGGCGATCACCGAAACCGGGACCACCGGGACCAAGCAGCCGAATGTCGCCGCGGAGACTTCGATCGCGGGCACCGCGGTCGCGCCCGCACCGGACGGCACGACGTCGACCGTTCCCCCCTCGGCACCCGCGGCCGCGGACCCGGTTCCCAGCTCGGCACCCCCGGCCGCGGACCTGGGCCCCACCCGGCAGGTGACCGACGTCATCGGTGGCGCTTCACCGCCTCTGCAGCCCGGCCCCCCCGATCCAACCGAATTCGCCGCAGCGGCTGACATTTTGCGCAGCGGATTCAACGCGGAAACCCGAGCGCAGGTTGGTTCTTCGGCACCGGCGAGCGGTGGCTCCGGAATGAGCCCGCCGAGCGGTCCTGGTCAACCGGCGGCGTCGGGTTCGGTGCCACCTTCCTGGCGCAAGCCGCTCCTGGTCAAGGTGCGGGAGTGGTTCGCCGAGCCCGGCAAGAAGCGCAATCGCGTTGCGCTCGCCGCCGGGGCTGTCGTCGTCGTGCTGTTGGTCGTCGGCGGCCTCTACTTCGGCCTGGCACCCGACAAGGACAACTCCAAGCCCGTCGCGGGTCAACCGACGACGCAGGCACCCGTGGTGTGGAAGCCGATCACCAACGATCGAGTGTCCCGCGTTGAGGCGGCGACGACGCAGGTCGACGGAACCATCTGGGTTTTCGGCGGGGTTCGCAACGACGGCGCTGTCACGGCACTGCAAGAGGGCTATGACCCCGTCATCGACAGCTGGAAGGGCGGCGACGATCTACCCGTCCCCGTGCAGGACGCGATGGCGGTCAACTGGCAGGGCAACCCGGTGGTGCTGGGCGGCTGGAAGTCGGTAGGTGGTAAAAACGTTGCGACCGATCAGGTTTGGCGAGTCGTCAACAGCCACTGGGTGGAAATGCCTCACCTGCTGCAGCCCCGCGCGGGAGCGGCGGCCGCGGTCGCAGGCGACCGACTCGTCGTCACGGGCGGTGTCGACACCAACGGCGCACTGCTGAACACCACCGAGGTCTTCGACGGCACGTCCTGGAGCCTCGGCGCTCCGATACCGACTCCGCGCCAGCAGCTGGCGGCGGCGTCGGACGGCAAGCTCGTCTACACCGTGGGCGGTACCACCGGGGACTCCGACCAGGTGAACGTCGAGGCGTATGACCCGGTCGCCAAGACCTGGACGACGTTGCCCCCACTTCCCCAGGCGCGCAGCGATCTTGGCGTCGCCATCACCGACGGGCGGCTGGTCGCCGTCGGAGGCATTTCCGGCGGGCAGGTCCTCGAGAGCGTTTCGGTGTTCGATCTGATGAGCAAGACGTGGTCCGGTTTGCCCGACATGTCGACCCCGCGGCACGGCATGGCGGTCGCGGCGGTCGAGAAGTCTGTCTACGCGATCGGCGGGTCGAGCGCCGTCGGCGATAAAGACCCGACGTCGACCGCGGAGGTGCTCAAGCTGCCGGCCCGCAAGATTCAGCCGGCCGCGCAATGGCGTTCCCTGCCGGACGCGCCGACCGCCCGGCTGATGATGGCCTGGGCGGTGCTCAACGGCAAGATCTGGATCATGGGCGGCCTGCAAAACGGAGTCGCGCTGCAGACGGTCGAGAGCTTCGACCCGAAGACCGGTGCCTGGGAAACCGGGCCGCCACTGCCCATCCCGCTGCACCATGCCGCGGCCACGACCTTCCGCGGCGAGGTGGTCATTCTCGGCGGCGCGAGCGACAACATCGCCCAGGGGTCCAACAAGGTCTTCGCGCTGCGCGGCGGCAACTGGGTGGAGCTACCGCCGCTGACGCATGCTCGCGCGGCACCGGCCGCCGCAGTGGCCGGTGACAAACTCGTCGCGGTCGGCGGGCAGAACGCCAAGCAGCTCGTCCCGCAGACCGAGATCTTCGACGGCAGCTCGTGGAAGGATGCCGCCGACATGCCCACTCCCCGCGAACACCTCGCCGCGGTCTCCGATGGCACCTACGTGTACACGATCGGCGGACGGTTCCTGTCCTCGGATAAGAACTCCGCGGCGCTGGAGCGGTTCGACCCGCAATCCGGTCAATGGACCAAGTTGGCAGGCATGCCGACGCCACGGGGAAGCTATGGCGCGACGTACATCGACGGCCGGATTCTGGCGGTCGGTGGCGAAGAGCCGACCCGGGTGCTCAATGTCGTCGAGATGTACGACATCGCCCAGGGGAAGTGGACTACGTTGCCGCCGATGCCGACGCCGCGGCACGCCGAGGTGGTGGCCACGGTGGGCAACACGGTCTATGTCATCGGCGGCGCGAACCGCCCGACGCACGAGGGCCCGATCGCGACCGTCGAGGCACTGGACTTCATGTAG